A DNA window from Castanea sativa cultivar Marrone di Chiusa Pesio chromosome 7, ASM4071231v1 contains the following coding sequences:
- the LOC142644141 gene encoding protein FLOURY 1-like — protein MQILSHFCLLVVICTVLNLHKRFLQSFLGFLVMDCASCLTFLSQGNGFGCGFFVFGYFSHVFKFLGLFFIFGLCLKFMQIGCHGKGLMQFLCKFRGKSSGFRNGVPLKNCAGKESDSKIMPCERESLKLLENSKSQKQVVNSNGDALEENDEDKKECHGEDEECDVMALRKLVKIERQRANGSYAELEKERMAAASAAEEAMAMILRLQREKSSIEIQANQYRRLAEQKQQYDQEVIQSLRWIVMKHESNSSLLEDQLRFCRQKLKLCTMKGNEVDHGPEGVDASMRFLNSSTEHGFDDVLISSLDMDSSMF, from the coding sequence ATGCAGATTCTGAGCCATTTTTGCTTATTGGTTGTCATTTGCACCGTTCTAAATTTGCATAAGAGGTTTTTGCAAAGCTTTTTGGGGTTTCTGGTTATGGACTGCGCTTCCTGTTTGACGTTTTTGAGTCAGGGAAATGGTTTTGGCTGtgggttttttgtgtttgggtatttctcacatgttttcaaatttttggggttgttttttatatttggtttgtgTTTGAAGTTTATGCAAATTGGTTGTCATGGTAAGGGTTTGATGCAATTTTTGTGTAAATTCAGAGGGAAATCAAGTGGTTTTAGAAATGGGGTTCCTCTAAAAAATTGTGCGGGTAAAGAATCTGATTCAAAGATTATGCCTTGTGAGCGTGAATCGTTGAAATTGTTGGAGAATTCAAAGTCACAGAAACAGGTTGTGAATTCAAATGGTGATGCTTTGGAAGAGAATGATGAAGACAAAAAAGAATGCCATGGTGAAGATGAAGAATGTGATGTAATGGCATTGAGAAAATTGGTGAAGATAGAAAGGCAGCGAGCAAATGGCTCTTATGCAGAGCTTGAGAAGGAAAGAATGGCGGCTGCATCGGCAGCAGAGGAGGCAATGGCCATGATTTTGCGGCTTCAACGAGAGAAAAGTTCAATAGAAATTCAAGCCAATCAATACCGCAGATTGGCTGAGCAGAAGCAGCAATATGACCAAGAAGTGATACAATCTTTGCGATGGATTGTGATGAAACACGAGTCTAATAGTAGTTTGTTGGAAGATCAATTGAGGTTTTGTAGGCAGAAGTTGAAGCTTTGTACTATGAAGGGAAATGAAGTGGATCACGGACCTGAAGGAGTCGATGCAAGTATGAGATTTTTGAATTCCAGTACAGAACATGGTTTTG